One part of the Pogoniulus pusillus isolate bPogPus1 chromosome 8, bPogPus1.pri, whole genome shotgun sequence genome encodes these proteins:
- the PRG4 gene encoding proteoglycan 4, which translates to MSYLKVMIIWNLLGASLVILSLSFIQEVSSQDLSSSCTGRCGAGYSRQHACQCDVSCHHYMECCPDYKKVCTTAVSCKGRCFEAFERGRECDCDADCERYGKCCPDYAKYCKEEHTKPSPTPPENKSTSKRSSQDEEKKPEEEDAGSGVETVTSPPPSSPATTTVVTTAAETPAAPTDPPATTEAPTTEAEPSTTPEPETTTPEATTPEATEAPTTEAEPPTTPEPETTTPEATEAPTTEAEPPTTPEPETTTEPETTTPEATEAPTTEAEPPTTPKAEDTTPEATEEPATEADSSNTPEATEAPEEDSTTPKPEEPTPEATEAPEEDSPTTSKPEEPTPEATEAPEEDSPTTPKPEEPTPEVTEAPEEDSPTTPKPEEPTPEATEAPEEDSPTTPKPEEPTPEVTEAPEEDSPTTPKPEEPTPEATEAPEEDSPTTPKPEEPTPEATEAPEEDATTPKPEEPTPEATEAPEEDATTPKPEEPTPEATEAPEEDATTPKPEEPTPEATEAPEEDSPTTPKPEEPTPEATEEDATTPKPEEPTPEATEAPEEDATTPKPEEPTPEATEAPEEDATTPKPEEPTPEATEAPEEDATTPKPEEPTPEATEAPEEDATTPKPEEPTPEATEAPEEDATTPKPEEPTPEATEAPEEDATTPKPEEPTPEVTEAPEEDATTPKPEEPTPEATEAPEEDATTPKPEEPTPEATEAPEEDATTPKPEEPTPEATEAPEEDATTPKPEEPTPEVTEAPEEDATTPKPEEPTPEATEAPEEDATTPKPEEPTPEATEAPEEDATTPKPEEPTPEATEAPEEDATTPKPEEPTPEVTEAPEEDSPTTSKPEEPTPEATEAPEEDATTPKPEEPTPEATEAPEEDATTPKPEEPTPEEDATTPKPEETTPEAPEEHSATTPKPEEQTSEAPEEDSATTPKAEETTPEGAMTTADGLTTPDATEAMEADSPTTLKPEVTTPEAPTTPKPEETTPEAPTTKADSPTTPKPEETTPEAPTTPKPEETTPEAPTTKADSPTTPKPEVTTPEAPTTPKPEETTPEAPTTKADSPTTPKPEETTPEAPTTKVDSPTTPKPEETTPEAPTTKADSPTTPKPEETTPEAPTTKADSPSTPKPEETTPEAPTTKADSPTTPKPEETTPEEPTTKADSPTTPKPEETTPEAPTTKADSPTTPKPEETTPEAPTTKADSPTTPKPEETTPEEPTTKADSPTTPKPEETTPEAPTTKADSPTTPKPEETTPEAPTTKADSPSTPKPEETTPEAPTTKADSPTTPKPEETTPEAPTTKADSPTTPKPEETTPEAPTTKADSPSTPKPEETTPEAPTTKADSPTTPKPEETTPEAPTTKADSPSTPKPEETTPEAPTTKADSPTTPKPEETTPEAPTTKADSPTTPKPEETTPEEPTTKADSPTTPKPEETTPEAPTTKADSPTTPKPEETTPEAPTTKADSPSTPKPEETTPEAPTTKADSPTTPKPEETTPEAPTTKADSPSTPKSEETDETVTTVVTKKTTTTSETSTSNTEVTTLKKDKTTVLKDIFTSATRKDPATTVTLVATANPVVTTVAEPEATTADKKTPTTAAEEETTPAQQDKTPTPKEVTATEEESPAGAATAITTIAATTPLAKPTDWASKPRDTTTVAAKETTTAKESLSTTCAVVETTAAGREEVTTIKESSATPAKDMESASEKAPGSEGGEDTTATRETTTRDKKDTIEEMFLVSNGTSKPTIHFQEIGDTRDEPQPTNPETLPVEEPEMDKPLTETADLPILTGETQAMRDEKDLCSGKPADGMVALPNGTLAVFRGHYYWLLNGRSPPTTNPRRISEGWGIPSPIDAVFSRCNCDGRTFFIKGPLYWRFTNGVMDKGYPKPLANGFAGLRGRIVATLPVARYNSRPESVYFIKKDGNMQQYVYKQEPARKCQRRARVTIRYPAYIPRIVIRRRFQRAVRMPAVIQTVRVNPYPAGVLHNEIKVNSYWRGLPKVIHYTLSLPNYNKPDGYDYYAFSYNRYYSLDIGKRIARPVTALTGKTVTKDWYNCPSK; encoded by the exons CAGTCTCCTGCAAAGGACGTTGCTTTGAAGCCTTTGAAAGAGGAAGGGAGTGTGACTGTGATGCAGACTGCGAAAGGTATGGCAAATGCTGCCCAGACTACGCCAAATACTGCAAAGAAG aaCACACAAAGCCATCACCAACTCCTCCAGAAAACAAATCAACATCTAAAAGGTCATCCCAAGATGAAGAGAAGAAGCCAGAGGAGGAAG ATGCTGGCAGCGGAGTGGAAACAGTGACCAGTCCTCCTCCCAGCTCACCAGCAACTACCACAGTAGTGACAACTGCTGCAGAGACCCCTGCAGCTCCAACAGATCCACCTGCAACAACAGAGGCACCCACAACCGAGGCAGAGCCATCTACCACCCCTGAACCTGAAACCACAACTCCAGAAGCCACAACTCCTGAAGCCACAGAGGCACCCACAACCGAGGCAGAGCCACCTACCACCCCTGAACCTGAAACCACAACTCCTGAAGCCACAGAGGCACCCACAACCGAGGCAGAGCCACCTACCACCCCTGAACCTGAAACCACAACTGAACCTGAAACCACAACTCCTGAAGCCACAGAGGCACCCACaactgaggcagaacctccaaCAACTCCTAAGGCTGAAGATACAACTCCTGAAGCCACAGAGGAACCAGCAACTGAAGCAGACTCATCCAACACCCCAGAGGCCACAGAGGCACCAGAGGAGGATTCTACCACCCCCAAACCTGAGGAGCCAACCCCAGAGGCCACAGAGGCACCAGAGGAGGATTCTCCTACCACCTCCAAACCTGAGGAGCCAACCCCAGAGGCCACAGAGGCACCAGAGGAGGATTCTCCTACCACCCCTAAACCTGAGGAGCCAACCCCAGAGGTCACAGAAGCACCAGAGGAGGATTCTCCTACCACCCCCAAACCTGAGGAGCCAACCCCAGAGGCCACAGAGGCACCAGAGGAGGATTCTCCTACCACCCCTAAACCTGAGGAGCCAACCCCAGAGGTCACAGAAGCACCAGAGGAGGATTCTCCTACCACCCCCAAACCTGAGGAGCCAACCCCAGAGGCCACAGAGGCACCAGAGGAGGATTCTCCTACCACCCCCAAACCTGAGGAGCCAACCCCAGAGGCCACAGAGGCACCAGAGGAGGATGCTACCACCCCCAAACCTGAGGAGCCAACCCCAGAGGCCACAGAGGCACCAGAGGAGGATGCTACCACCCCCAAACCTGAGGAGCCAACCCCAGAGGCCACAGAGGCACCAGAGGAGGATGCTACCACCCCTAAACCCGAGGAGCCAACCCCAGAGGCCACAGAGGCACCAGAGGAGGATTCTCCTACCACCCCTAAACCTGAGGAGCCAACCCCAGAGGCCACAGAGGAGGATGCTACCACCCCCAAACCTGAGGAGCCAACCCCAGAGGCCACAGAGGCACCAGAGGAGGATGCTACCACCCCCAAACCTGAGGAGCCAACCCCAGAGGCCACAGAGGCACCAGAGGAGGATGCTACCACCCCCAAACCTGAGGAGCCAACCCCAGAGGCCACAGAGGCACCAGAGGAGGATGCTACCACCCCCAAACCTGAGGAGCCAACCCCAGAGGCCACAGAGGCACCAGAGGAGGATGCTACCACCCCCAAACCTGAAGAGCCAACCCCAGAGGCCACAGAGGCACCAGAGGAGGATGCTACCACCCCCAAACCTGAGGAGCCAACCCCAGAGGCCACAGAGGCACCAGAGGAGGATGCTACCACCCCCAAACCTGAGGAGCCAACCCCAGAGGTCACAGAGGCACCAGAGGAGGATGCTACCACCCCCAAACCTGAGGAGCCAACCCCAGAGGCCACAGAGGCACCAGAGGAGGATGCTACCACCCCTAAACCTGAGGAGCCAACCCCAGAGGCCACAGAGGCACCAGAGGAGGATGCTACCACCCCCAAACCTGAGGAGCCAACCCCAGAGGCCACAGAGGCACCAGAGGAGGATGCTACCACCCCCAAACCTGAGGAGCCAACCCCAGAGGTCACAGAGGCACCAGAGGAGGATGCTACCACCCCCAAACCTGAGGAGCCAACCCCAGAGGCCACAGAGGCACCAGAGGAGGATGCTACCACCCCCAAACCTGAGGAGCCAACCCCAGAGGCCACAGAGGCACCAGAGGAGGATGCTACCACCCCCAAACCTGAGGAGCCAACCCCAGAGGCCACAGAGGCACCAGAGGAGGATGCTACCACCCCCAAACCTGAGGAGCCAACCCCAGAGGTCACAGAGGCACCAGAGGAGGATTCTCCTACCACATCCAAACCTGAGGAGCCAACCCCAGAGGCCACAGAGGCACCAGAGGAGGATGCTACCACCCCCAAACCTGAGGAGCCAACCCCAGAGGCCACAGAGGCACCAGAGGAGGATGCTACCACCCCCAAACCTGAGGAGCCAACCCCAGAGGAGGATGCTACCACCCCCAAACCTGAGGAGACAACCCCAGAGGCACCAGAGGAGCATTCTGCCACCACACCCAAACCTGAGGAACAAACTTCAGAGGCACCAGAGGAGGATTCTGCCACCACCCCTAAAGCTGAGGAGACAACTCCAGAGGGAGCAATGACCACAGCAGATGGTCTCACCACACCTGATGCAACAGAGGCAATGGAGGCTGACTCTCCAACCACCCTCAAACCTGAGGTGACAACTCCAGAGGCACCAACCACCCCCAAACCTGAGGAGACAACTCCAGAGGCACCAACCACCAAAGCTGACTCTCCAACCACCCCCAAACCTGAGGAGACAACTCCAGAGGCACCAACCACCCCCAAACCTGAGGAGACAACTCCAGAGGCACCAACCACCAAAGCTGACTCTCCAACCACCCCCAAACCTGAGGTGACAACTCCAGAGGCACCAACCACCCCCAAACCTGAGGAGACAACTCCAGAGGCACCAACCACCAAAGCTGACTCTCCAACCACCCCCAAACCTGAAGAGACAACTCCAGAGGCACCAACCACCAAAGTTGACTCTCCAACCACCCCCAAACCTGAAGAGACAACTCCAGAGGCACCAACCACCAAGGCTGACTCTCCAACCACCCCCAAACCTGAAGAGACAACTCCAGAGGCACCAACCACCAAGGCTGACTCTCCCAGCACCCCGAAACCTGAAGAGACAACTCCAGAGGCACCAACCACCAAAGCTGACTCTCCAACCACCCCCAAACCTGAGGAGACAACTCCAGAGGAACCAACCACCAAGGCTGACTCTCCAACCACCCCCAAACCTGAGGAGACAACTCCAGAGGCACCAACCACCAAGGCTGACTCTCCAACCACCCCCAAACCTGAGGAGACAACTCCAGAGGCACCAACCACCAAGGCTGACTCTCCAACCACCCCCAAACCTGAGGAGACAACTCCAGAGGAACCAACCACCAAGGCTGACTCTCCAACCACCCCCAAACCTGAGGAGACAACTCCAGAGGCACCAACCACCAAAGCTGACTCTCCAACCACCCCCAAACCTGAGGAGACAACTCCAGAGGCACCAACCACCAAGGCTgactctcccagcacccccaaacctgAAGAGACAACTCCAGAGGCACCAACCACCAAGGCTGACTCTCCAACCACCCCCAAACCTGAGGAGACAACTCCAGAGGCACCAACCACCAAGGCTGACTCTCCAACCACCCCCAAACCTGAGGAGACAACTCCAGAGGCACCAACCACCAAAGCTgactctcccagcacccccaaacctgAGGAGACAACTCCAGAGGCACCAACCACCAAGGCTGACTCTCCAACCACCCCCAAACCTGAGGAGACAACTCCAGAGGCACCAACCACCAAGGCTgactctcccagcacccccaaacctgAGGAGACAACTCCAGAGGCACCAACCACCAAGGCTGACTCTCCAACCACCCCCAAACCTGAGGAGACAACTCCAGAGGCACCAACCACCAAGGCTGACTCTCCAACCACCCCCAAACCTGAGGAGACAACTCCAGAGGAACCAACCACCAAGGCTGACTCTCCAACCACCCCCAAACCTGAGGAGACAACTCCAGAGGCACCAACCACCAAAGCTGACTCTCCAACCACCCCCAAACCTGAGGAGACAACTCCAGAGGCACCAACCACCAAGGCTgactctcccagcacccccaaacctgAAGAGACAACTCCAGAGGCACCAACCACCAAGGCTGACTCTCCAACCACCCCCAAACCTGAGGAGACAACTCCAGAGGCACCAACCACCAAGGCTgactctcccagcacccccaaatctgAGGAGACAGATGAAACTGTTACTACTGTTGTAACAAAAAAGACAACTACTACATCAGAAACCTCCACCTCGAACACAGAGGTAACAACACTCAAGAAAGACAAAACTACTGTGCTTAAAGACATTTTCACATCAGCAACTAGGAAAGACCCAGCTACCACTGTCACCCTGGTGGCAACAGCTAACCCAGTTGTGACTACAGTGGCTGAACCAGAAGCCACCACTGCTGACAAGAAGACTCCAACAACAGCTGCAGAAGAAGAAACgaccccagcacagcaggacaaGACTCCCACACCCAAAGAGGTAACAGCTACAGAAGAAGAAAGCCCTGCGGGAGCTGCAACTGCAATAACCACCATTGCAGCCACAACTCCCTTGGCCAAGCCCACAGATTGGGCATCTAAACCCAGAGACACAACAACGGTGGCAGCCAAGGAGACTACAACAGCTAAAGAGAGCCTGAGTACCACATGTGCTGTGGTAGAGACAACAGCAGCTGGTAGGGAAGAGGTAACGACCATCAAAGAAAGCAGTGCCACACCTGCCAAAGACATGGAAAGTGCCTCTGAAAAAGCCCCTGGATCTGAGGGAGGAGAGGACACCACAGCTACCAGAGAGACCACCACAAGAGATAAAAAAGACACCATAGAAGAAATGTTCCTCGTTTCTAATGGGACATCCAAGCCAACTATTCATTTCCAGGAGATTGGTGACACAAGAGATGAGCCTCAGCCAACCAACCCTGAAACCCTGCCGGTAGAAGAGCCAGAGATGGACAAACctcttacagaaactgctgACTTGCCAATTCTCACTGGAGAAACACAAG CCATGAGGGACGAGAAGGACCTGTGCAGCGGGAAGCCGGCAGACGGCATGGTGGCCCTCCCCAATGGCACTCTGGCCGTCTTTCGAG GTCACTACTACTGGCTGCTGAACGGCCGGAGCCCGCCGACCACCAACCCGCGCCGGATCAGCGAGGGCTGGGGCATCCCCTCCCCCATCGACGCGGTCTTCTCCAGGTGCAACTGCGACGGCAGAACCTTCTTCATCAAG GGTCCCCTCTATTGGCGTTTCACAAATGGAGTTATGGATAAAGGCTATCCCAAACCTCTTGCCAATGGATTTGCAGGGCTACGTGGGAGAATAGTAGCAACCCTCCCAGTGGCAAGATACAACAGCAGACCAGAATCTGTTTATTTTATCAAAAAAG ATGGCAACATGCAACAGTATGTGTACAAACAAGAACCAGCCAGGAAGTGTCAGAGGAGAGCCCGGGTTACCATCCGCTACCCAGCTTACATCCCAAGGATTGTGATACGCAGACGCTTCCAACGTGCAGTGAGAATGCCAGCCGTTATCCAGACTGTCAGGGTCAACCCATACCCAGCAG gagttctgcacaatgaaatCAAAGTGAATTCCTACTGGAGAGGGCTCCCCAAGGTCATCCATTATACCCTGTCACTACCCAACTACAACAAGCCAGATGGATATGACTATTATGCCTTCTCTTACA ATCGCTACTACAGCTTGGACATTGGCAAAAGAATTGCAAGACCTGTTActgctctcactggaaagactgTGACCAAAGACTGGTACAACTGTCCCAGCAAGTGA